Genomic window (Rathayibacter sp. VKM Ac-2760):
ACGACGCCCGCGTCGAGCGGCGGCTGGGCATCGGCGTGACCGACCTGGCCGCCCTCCGGCTGATCGGCGCCGGCGCGGAGCGCGACGAGATGGTGCGCGCGGTCGATCTCGCGGGGGCGCTCGGGCTGACGACGGCGGCCGTGTCGATCCTCGTCGACCGGCTCGCGCGGGCGGGGTACGTGGACCGGGTCGTCGACCCCTCCGACGGCCGCGGCCGCATCCTCTGCCCGACCGACCGCGCCCGGACGGCGATCCGCGAGACGGACGAGCCGGTGTACGGAGCGATCCGCGCGCTGACCGACGCCGTCTCGGACGCCGAGGCGGCGCGCTTCGCCGAGATGCTGGACGGGCTGTCGCGGATCCTCGAGGGCGGTCCGCCGCCGCGCTGAGGACGGCCGCGCGCTCGGCTCGGTGCTCGGCTCGGTGCTCGGCGCAGCGCCCGGCTCAGTGCGTGAGGCGCTCGATCAGCTCGCGGTAGCGGCCGGCCGTGCGGACGACGATCTCGTGCGGGAGGCGGGGCGGCTCGCCCTGGCCGTCCCAGTTGTCGCCGATCCAGTCGCGCACGATCTGCTTGTCGAACGACTGCCCGCGGACGCCAGCGTCGTACTCGACCGCGTCCCAGTAGCGCGAGGAGTCGCTGGTGAGCACCTCGTCGCCGAGGGTGACGACGCCGGTCGCGCGGTCGACGCCGAACTCGAACTTGGTGTCCGCGAGGATGACGCCGCTGCGCAGGGCGATCGCCGCGGCCTCGCGGTAGACGTGCAGCGAGAGGGTGCGCAGCGCCTCCGCCGCGTCCTCGCCGACGAGCTCGACGGTGCGCTCGAAGGAGATGTTCTCGTCGTGCTCGCCCTGCGGCGCCTTCCAGGCGGGGGTGTAGATCGGCTCGGGCAGCACGTCGCCGTCGTTCAGGCCCTCGGGCAGGGCGACGCCGGAGACCGCGCCCGTCGCCCGGTACTCCTTGAGACCGCTGCCGGAGAGGTAGCCGCGGACGACGCACTCGATCGGGAACATGTCCAGCGTCTGCACGAGCATCGCGCGACCGCGCACCGGCTCCGGGATCTCGCCCGCGACGAGGTGGTTGGGCACGTCGGCCAGCTGGCCGAACCACCACAGCGACAGCTCGGTCAGCAGCTCGCCCTTGCCGGGGATGCCGGGCTCGAGGACGGTGTCGAAGGCGCTGACCCGGTCGCTGGCGACGACGAGCATCCGGTCGGCGCCGAGCACCGGGTCCGCGTCGTCGGGGGTGTAGAGGTCGCGCACCTTGCCGGAGTAGGCGTGCTGCCAGCCGGGCAGGGGGGCGCTGGGGTCGTAGGCCGGGGAGTCGTCGCGAGTCACCCGGCCATTGTCCCGGAATCGGAGTGTGCGGCGAGGCGGAGTCCGCTCAAAGCTGAGTCCCGGCTGGGCATCGCCTCTGTCGCGCGGATCCCGAGCTGTCAACCACGCGCGCCGACGCGGTGCCCGCGCCTACCGTCGAAGACATGACTTCCGAGAACACGACCGACCAGTACACGTTCCAGGACCCCGCGAAGATGTTCTCCGACATCGACACCGAGGCGCAGTACCAGGAGGGCTCCGGCCTCGATTCGAAGATGGACGACCTCGCCGACCGCGGCGAGAAGACCTACCGCGGCTCCGGCCGGCTCGAGGGCCGCAAGGCTCTCGTCACCGGCGGTGACTCGGGCATCGGCGCGGCCGTCGCCATCGCCTACGCCCGCGAGGGTGCCGACGTCGCGATCGTCTACCTGCCCGAGGAGGAGTCCGACGCGAAGAAGGTCGTCGCCCTCATCGAGGAGGCCGGCCGCGTCGCCGTCGCCATCCCCGGCGACATCACCGACCACGACTTCGCCGTCGGCGCCGTCGCGAAGGCCGTCGAGGGTCTCGGCGGACTCGACATCCTCGTGAACAACGCGGGCAAGCAGCAGCACGTCGAGGACTTCCTCGAGCTCTCGGACGAGCAGTTCGACGAGACCTTCAAGACCAACGTCTACGCGATGTTCTGGATGACGAAGGCGGCCGTGCCGCACCTCGCCCCGGGCTCCGCGATCATCAGCACCTCGTCGATCCAGGCCTACTCGCCCTCGCCGATGCTGGTCGACTACGCCTCGACGAAGGCCACGATCAACACGTTCTCGAAGGCGCTCTCGCAGCAGCTGGCGCCCAAGGGCATCCGCGTGAACGTCGTCGCGCCGGGCCCCATCTGGACCCCGCTGCAGACCGCCGGCGGACAGCCGTCGGACAAGCTGCCCGAGGTCGGCTCGCAGACGCCGCTCGGCCGCT
Coding sequences:
- a CDS encoding MarR family transcriptional regulator: MDDRPDLFGLLTRLRTEERSYDARVERRLGIGVTDLAALRLIGAGAERDEMVRAVDLAGALGLTTAAVSILVDRLARAGYVDRVVDPSDGRGRILCPTDRARTAIRETDEPVYGAIRALTDAVSDAEAARFAEMLDGLSRILEGGPPPR
- a CDS encoding phosphoribosylaminoimidazolesuccinocarboxamide synthase, yielding MTRDDSPAYDPSAPLPGWQHAYSGKVRDLYTPDDADPVLGADRMLVVASDRVSAFDTVLEPGIPGKGELLTELSLWWFGQLADVPNHLVAGEIPEPVRGRAMLVQTLDMFPIECVVRGYLSGSGLKEYRATGAVSGVALPEGLNDGDVLPEPIYTPAWKAPQGEHDENISFERTVELVGEDAAEALRTLSLHVYREAAAIALRSGVILADTKFEFGVDRATGVVTLGDEVLTSDSSRYWDAVEYDAGVRGQSFDKQIVRDWIGDNWDGQGEPPRLPHEIVVRTAGRYRELIERLTH
- a CDS encoding glucose 1-dehydrogenase, which produces MTSENTTDQYTFQDPAKMFSDIDTEAQYQEGSGLDSKMDDLADRGEKTYRGSGRLEGRKALVTGGDSGIGAAVAIAYAREGADVAIVYLPEEESDAKKVVALIEEAGRVAVAIPGDITDHDFAVGAVAKAVEGLGGLDILVNNAGKQQHVEDFLELSDEQFDETFKTNVYAMFWMTKAAVPHLAPGSAIISTSSIQAYSPSPMLVDYASTKATINTFSKALSQQLAPKGIRVNVVAPGPIWTPLQTAGGQPSDKLPEVGSQTPLGRWGQPAELAPAYVFLASPESSYVIGETLHVNGGMPTP